A stretch of DNA from Mucilaginibacter daejeonensis:
TCATATCACCCTGGAACAGGAAGTCAGCAGATGCTGCGGTACCGGTTAGGTTGGTAGAGTAGTTGGTGGCTAAAGCAGCGTCGATCTCGGCCAGCAAACCTTTGTAGATAGACTGGCCATCATCAAATTTTGGCTGCAGGCCATCGATACCTTTGAACGCCTCGCTGTAAGGCACCTGATCGTAAAGATCTACCAGTGTTTCGTAAACTACGGCTTTCATTACAGTGCTCATCAGGTAATACTGATTGTTGCCCTGTGCTTTTGACTGAGTGATAGCCAGCTGAAGGTCATTCAGTGCTCCGGCAAATAACTCGCTGTAGTTAGCATTAAGGTCAGTACGGATCAGGTTATACGCATCAATGCTACGGTACTGGCTCGAGTTGTTCGACTGTGCCCAGTACTGTGACCATATACCACCTAATATATTCAACTCGCCACCCATACGGCCAGCAGCCGATATTACTGCCGAAGGGAATAAGATCTGTGGTGTGGCCTTGTCTATCGAAGGATTGTTAGGGCTCACGTTTATATCAGCGATCTTGCTGCATCCGAAAGACAGGGATGACAGAGCAAGCACTAATGCTGATTTATATATCGTTGTTTTTTTCATGTTGTTAGATCAATTAAAATGAAACCTTTAATGACGCACCAAAGTAACGCAGTGGAGGAGCGGTCCTGAACTCGCCTAACTCACTGGCCAGATCGATACCCTGGTTAGATACCTCTGGGTCGATGGTTTGGTTACGTTTTGGCAACCAAGTGTAAAGGTTACGGCCAAATACGGTGATCATTGCACGCTGGGCGCCTACCTTTTGAGCGATAGATGCTGGCAAGCTGTAGGCTAAAGTAGCCTCACGAAGTTTAACAAAGGTCTTATCTAAGATCCGGTTCTGGTAAGCCAAAGCTTTGTTAGAAGTTGGATAGTAGTAATCATCAACGTTAGTTTCGGTGATCTGAGTAGTGTTCTCTACGTAGCTGGTGGTACCATTAGCGTTGGTAACGGCTTGTACCGAGTTAGGTACGATGAACGGACGACGATCGTTGTACAAAGTTTTTTGGTCAGCACCAACAAAGTTCAACAGGTCGGCAGTTCCAGAGTAGAACTTACCACCCTGACGCCAATCAAGCGTAAAGCTGAAAGTAAAGTTCTTGTAACGTAACTGGTTGTTCATACCCATTTGGAAGTCAGACTGCGAAGTACCGTAGTTACCCAACTCTGTTGAAGTGACCGGGAAACCCTGGCTGTTCACTACGATACGGCCTTGTGGATCATAAACCGCTTGAGGTGCCAAGAACACGCCCAATGGCTGACCAGCGATAGCTGCTAATTGTGCATCATAAGCACTGTTCAAAACAACCTTATTCAAACCGTTAGGTAACTCTAATACTAAGTTACGGTTGCGGGTAAAGTTGTAGTTCACATCCCAGGTCACATCCTTAGATCTGATCGGTGTACCATGTAACGAGAACTCGATACCACGGTTACGTACTCTACCAAAGTTCAATACTGCTGTGGTATAACCTGATGATGGAGAAGTTGATACCGGAAGGATCTGGTCTTTTTTAACACGGCTGTAGTAAGTAAAATCAAAACCTAAACGGTTCTTGAAGAAACTTGCCTCAGCACCTAACTCAAGCTCGGTCTGGGTCTCTGGTTTCAGGTTACCGTTGTTCAGCTGGTTGCTGATGGTGAAACCTGGTACACCATTGAATGGGAACGAGTTGTTACCAAAACCTAAAGCAACGTTAGTAGCGGTGATGGCGTTCAGGATACGATACGGATCGGTGTCGCTACCGGTCTTACCGTAGCTGGCTCTTAATTTGGCGCTTGATACCGAGCTGTTCTGTAAACCTAATGACTCGATGATGTTGTAAGCTAAGCTGGCTCCTGGGTAGAAGTAATCGTTCTTACCTTTTGGCAGGGTCGATGACCAGTCATTACGGCCGGTCAGGGTCAAATACAGGTAACGTTTGTAACCGATAGTGGCCTGAGCGTAAACGCCTAATAAACGACGGTGGCTTTCATTTTCGAAGCTGGTAGGTTGGTTAGAAGTGTTCGACAACTGGTAGAAACCAGGGATCGTCAAACCTTGAACCTCGCTGCTCAGCGTGCGGCTGCCACGGTCGTTGTAGTTAACACCCACTAAACCGTTCAAATCAAAATCAGATGTGATAGCGGTGTTAAAAAGGGCGTTGACCTTCGAATCGTATTCGAATTGTTTGTACGCATCCTCGATCACGTTACCAACGTCAGCAGC
This window harbors:
- a CDS encoding SusC/RagA family TonB-linked outer membrane protein, whose protein sequence is MKKLLLLSLCLVLLCFGQTYAQDRAVTGTVTAKDDGQPLPGVVVKVKGTQTASSTDAFGKYSIKVPTGGALVFTFLGYDQQESTPSGAVLNIALAPNVKQLGEVVVTALGTRREKKSLGYAQTTVTTEQINASSSINLFSGLQGKVAGVQISNTSGAPGGSTKVIIRSFSSITGSNQPLYIVDGVPIDNSRPGSDANFDFGNNANDIDPNSIESMSILKGSAATALYGSRGSNGVILITTKRGKAGKPVIDVTLGTTLTNVALTYHPQQVFGQGWDSQSYISENGNWGPKYDGVVRPWGAIVDNSQLLKPFSFVKDNVKNAFDTGLELNNQIALSGGNENSTYYMSYGNVYSNGILPSNNDSYKRNNFSLKGSTTYKGFTAEASMNYVSKASRFVATGQGDSGIGSNFYEEILQIPGNIPIRDLRDYKNKYFNVDNYFTPFAENPYYTLYENGSRYRSDRVYGNVNLQYKANKWLSFQIQQGVDVNNAGDRIWHNVNNPAVGSWNGANPTNPEGATRAADVGNVIEDAYKQFEYDSKVNALFNTAITSDFDLNGLVGVNYNDRGSRTLSSEVQGLTIPGFYQLSNTSNQPTSFENESHRRLLGVYAQATIGYKRYLYLTLTGRNDWSSTLPKGKNDYFYPGASLAYNIIESLGLQNSSVSSAKLRASYGKTGSDTDPYRILNAITATNVALGFGNNSFPFNGVPGFTISNQLNNGNLKPETQTELELGAEASFFKNRLGFDFTYYSRVKKDQILPVSTSPSSGYTTAVLNFGRVRNRGIEFSLHGTPIRSKDVTWDVNYNFTRNRNLVLELPNGLNKVVLNSAYDAQLAAIAGQPLGVFLAPQAVYDPQGRIVVNSQGFPVTSTELGNYGTSQSDFQMGMNNQLRYKNFTFSFTLDWRQGGKFYSGTADLLNFVGADQKTLYNDRRPFIVPNSVQAVTNANGTTSYVENTTQITETNVDDYYYPTSNKALAYQNRILDKTFVKLREATLAYSLPASIAQKVGAQRAMITVFGRNLYTWLPKRNQTIDPEVSNQGIDLASELGEFRTAPPLRYFGASLKVSF